Proteins from one Staphylococcus saprophyticus subsp. saprophyticus ATCC 15305 = NCTC 7292 genomic window:
- the rpmG gene encoding 50S ribosomal protein L33 codes for MRVNITLACTECGDRNYISTKNKRNHPERIELKKFCPRLNKYTLHRETK; via the coding sequence TTGCGCGTAAATATTACATTAGCATGTACTGAATGTGGCGATCGTAATTATATTTCTACAAAAAACAAACGTAATCATCCTGAACGTATTGAACTTAAAAAGTTTTGTCCAAGATTAAATAAATATACGTTACATCGTGAAACTAAGTAG
- a CDS encoding IS30 family transposase: MDSYKHLTIEERERIFFLKAKGYSLRKIAKDICRSPSTVSRELARNASSGSYNPTYAHNNYKCNKKKCGRKLLLKSKILFDKVKFLFLNQQWSPEQIANRLKSEGFHLAISYNTIYRAIYLGLFDPPKLSHGNRGCIRLLRHRGKTRHTKSHQENRGRIRISYSIHDRPQIINDRERIGDWEADTVMGKTGKSCLVTLVDRKTGYLLCGKVPKKKSEFVKQKIVDLLGTLPNNKRLSITPDRGKEFSKHPEITSELDNIPFYFPDPHSPWQRGTNENTNGLIREYIAKGIDIDNITEEQIEHYVYKLNTRPRKRFDWKTPAELFNDKVLHLI, from the coding sequence ATGGACTCATATAAACACCTTACCATAGAAGAACGCGAAAGAATATTCTTTCTTAAGGCTAAAGGATATTCTTTAAGAAAAATCGCTAAAGATATTTGCAGAAGCCCATCAACTGTTTCTCGTGAATTAGCTAGAAACGCTTCCTCCGGAAGCTACAACCCTACATATGCTCATAATAATTACAAGTGCAATAAGAAAAAATGCGGACGTAAATTATTATTAAAATCAAAGATTTTATTTGATAAAGTAAAATTTTTATTTCTTAATCAACAGTGGTCACCTGAACAAATTGCAAACCGATTGAAAAGTGAAGGGTTTCACCTGGCTATTAGTTATAATACTATTTACCGTGCTATTTATTTAGGCCTATTTGATCCGCCTAAATTAAGTCACGGTAACCGTGGATGTATTAGATTGTTAAGGCATAGAGGTAAGACTAGACACACTAAAAGTCATCAAGAAAATAGAGGTAGAATTAGAATAAGTTATTCAATACATGATCGACCTCAAATCATTAATGATAGAGAACGAATCGGAGATTGGGAAGCCGATACTGTTATGGGAAAAACTGGAAAATCTTGTCTTGTTACATTAGTAGATCGTAAAACCGGCTATTTACTTTGTGGTAAAGTACCTAAAAAGAAATCTGAGTTTGTGAAACAGAAAATCGTAGATTTACTTGGCACCTTACCAAACAATAAACGATTATCTATTACACCAGATAGAGGTAAAGAGTTTTCTAAACATCCAGAAATTACGTCAGAGTTAGATAACATTCCATTTTATTTTCCTGATCCTCATTCCCCTTGGCAACGTGGAACTAATGAAAATACAAATGGATTGATTAGAGAATATATAGCCAAAGGTATTGATATTGATAACATTACAGAAGAACAAATAGAACACTATGTTTATAAGTTGAATACACGTCCTCGTAAACGATTTGATTGGAAAACACCAGCAGAGCTTTTCAATGATAAGGTGTTGCACTTAATTTGA
- the phnE gene encoding phosphonate ABC transporter, permease protein PhnE, translating to MTTMSKTELLNNYSNKQKKIKYTLTALVVAALLIWAFAGMPALEIKDKSRQILGSILQGLTHPDWGFVYQKGGEDLLHGLLETFAIAVVGTILAAIICIPLAFLGAKNIVKLRPVTGTSKFILSIIRVFPEIVMALIFIKAVGPGSFSGVLALGIHSVGMLGKLFAEDIENIDLSATESLKACGANKIKTLVFAVIPQILPTFMSLILYRFELNLRSASILGLIGAGGIGTPLIFALQTRSWDRVGIILIGLVIMVGIVDYISGKIREKIV from the coding sequence ATGACGACAATGAGTAAAACAGAGTTATTGAACAACTACAGCAATAAGCAGAAGAAAATCAAATATACCTTAACAGCACTAGTGGTTGCGGCACTTTTGATTTGGGCTTTTGCCGGTATGCCTGCTTTAGAAATCAAAGACAAATCCCGTCAAATTCTCGGTTCGATATTACAAGGACTAACTCATCCGGATTGGGGCTTTGTCTATCAAAAAGGCGGAGAAGACTTGCTTCATGGTTTGTTAGAAACCTTTGCGATTGCAGTAGTCGGAACAATATTAGCTGCGATTATCTGTATTCCTTTAGCGTTCTTAGGCGCAAAGAATATTGTCAAACTCCGCCCAGTCACAGGCACAAGCAAATTTATCTTAAGTATTATCAGAGTCTTTCCTGAAATCGTAATGGCTTTAATCTTTATCAAAGCAGTAGGACCAGGATCATTTTCAGGCGTGTTGGCACTCGGTATTCATTCAGTAGGGATGCTTGGAAAACTCTTCGCAGAGGATATTGAAAATATCGATTTAAGTGCAACCGAATCGCTTAAAGCATGCGGCGCAAATAAAATTAAAACATTAGTATTTGCGGTCATCCCGCAAATCTTGCCGACTTTCATGTCATTAATTCTTTACCGTTTTGAGTTGAACTTGCGTTCGGCGTCCATCTTAGGCTTAATCGGTGCAGGAGGTATCGGTACACCATTAATCTTTGCCTTGCAGACACGTTCATGGGATCGTGTCGGAATTATATTAATCGGCTTAGTAATTATGGTCGGTATCGTGGATTACATCTCTGGCAAGATTAGAGAGAAAATTGTATGA
- the phnE gene encoding phosphonate ABC transporter, permease protein PhnE, producing the protein MDHAKDYASMLNNKKSFKTTFSAVLVLFLVIWSLTYTGFSIGDLLYGLPQIGVLFTDMFPPDLSYLSQILNPMLDTIRMAIVGTFIGSIIAVPIALLCAKNISRTKWIAMPARFVLNIVRTIPDLLLAAIFVAVFGIGQIPGVLAVIVLTISIVAKLLYEVLEAIDPGPLEAMTAVGANKTKWILFGVVPQALASYVSYVLFAFEINIRAAAVLGLVGAGGIGLFYDQTLGLFQYDKTAVIILFTLLIVVIIDFISSKVREQLT; encoded by the coding sequence ATGGATCATGCGAAAGATTATGCGTCGATGTTAAATAACAAGAAATCGTTTAAGACGACTTTCAGTGCAGTCCTTGTACTTTTCTTAGTAATATGGAGTTTGACTTATACGGGATTTAGTATCGGTGATTTATTATACGGCTTGCCTCAAATCGGTGTCTTATTTACAGATATGTTTCCGCCGGATTTAAGTTATTTATCTCAGATATTGAATCCAATGTTAGATACGATTCGTATGGCAATCGTAGGTACATTTATCGGTTCTATTATTGCAGTACCCATTGCATTATTATGTGCCAAGAATATCTCACGTACGAAATGGATAGCAATGCCGGCACGTTTCGTGCTGAACATTGTGCGTACGATACCGGATTTATTACTTGCGGCTATTTTCGTTGCGGTTTTTGGGATTGGCCAAATTCCAGGGGTGCTCGCGGTAATTGTATTAACTATCAGTATCGTCGCAAAGTTATTATATGAAGTTTTAGAAGCGATTGATCCAGGCCCTTTAGAAGCCATGACGGCAGTAGGGGCGAATAAAACCAAATGGATTTTGTTCGGTGTCGTTCCGCAGGCACTCGCTTCTTATGTGTCTTATGTATTATTCGCCTTTGAAATTAATATTCGTGCAGCTGCGGTACTTGGTTTAGTCGGTGCCGGCGGTATCGGTCTCTTTTATGACCAAACACTCGGCCTGTTCCAATACGATAAAACAGCAGTGATTATCTTATTTACACTATTGATTGTAGTCATTATTGACTTCATCAGTTCGAAAGTGAGGGAGCAACTCACATGA
- the phnC gene encoding phosphonate ABC transporter ATP-binding protein, with protein MSQIEFKDVRKVYSNGHVGLDRINLNIEKGDFAVIVGLSGSGKSTLLRSINRLHDITEGEILIDGKSMTKASGNQLLEMRRNIGMIFQNFNLVKRSSVMRNVLSGRVGYHPTWKMVLGLFPKEDKIKALEALDRVNILDKYKSRSDELSGGQQQRISIARALCQEPAIILADEPVASLDPLTTKQVMDDLKRINQELGITIIINLHFVDLAREYGTRIIGLRDGQLVFDGPVERATDEAFNEIYGRSIQDEEKLGVN; from the coding sequence ATGAGTCAAATTGAATTTAAAGATGTACGCAAAGTTTATAGTAACGGTCATGTCGGTTTAGACCGTATTAATTTAAATATTGAAAAGGGTGATTTCGCAGTCATTGTCGGCTTGTCAGGTTCAGGAAAATCGACATTACTGCGTTCTATCAATCGGCTGCATGATATTACAGAAGGGGAAATTCTGATTGACGGCAAATCGATGACTAAAGCCAGCGGCAATCAACTGCTTGAAATGCGCAGAAATATCGGTATGATTTTCCAAAATTTCAACTTAGTCAAACGTTCTTCGGTGATGCGTAATGTACTCAGCGGACGTGTCGGCTATCATCCGACTTGGAAAATGGTTCTCGGTCTATTTCCGAAGGAAGACAAAATCAAAGCATTAGAAGCTTTAGACCGCGTCAATATTTTAGATAAGTATAAATCACGTTCTGATGAATTATCCGGCGGTCAGCAACAGCGTATTTCTATTGCAAGAGCTTTATGCCAAGAACCTGCGATTATTTTAGCAGATGAGCCTGTTGCTTCATTAGATCCCTTAACAACTAAACAAGTGATGGATGATTTGAAGCGTATTAATCAAGAATTAGGTATCACAATTATTATCAACTTGCACTTTGTAGATTTAGCACGTGAATACGGCACACGTATTATTGGTTTGCGCGATGGTCAATTGGTCTTTGATGGCCCTGTTGAGCGTGCAACAGATGAAGCCTTTAATGAAATTTACGGCCGTTCTATTCAAGACGAAGAGAAGTTAGGAGTGAATTAG
- a CDS encoding phosphate/phosphite/phosphonate ABC transporter substrate-binding protein translates to MRKKHALKSLFALMMAVILFVSACGNGSSLDNKKESDKEGGSGDYKPKELTVQFVPSQNADKLEAKAKPLEKLLSKELDIPVKVSVSTNYNTIVEAMKSKKVDVGFLPPTAYTLAHDQKAADVLLQAQRFGVNKDGSDSKELTKDYKSEILVKKDSGIKSVKDLKGKKIALQDVTSTAGYTFPLVELDKEGVNVLKDMKVVNMKGHDQAVISLMNGDVDAAAVFNDARKIVKKDEPKVFDETKILKLTKPIPNDTISVRSDMDSKFRDKLKKAFKDIAKTKEGHKVISEVYSHENYVDSKDENFDIVREYDKKVKEMK, encoded by the coding sequence ATGAGAAAGAAACATGCGTTAAAGTCACTCTTCGCTTTAATGATGGCAGTTATTTTATTCGTATCCGCTTGCGGCAACGGCAGTTCTTTAGACAATAAGAAAGAAAGTGATAAAGAGGGAGGCAGCGGGGATTACAAACCTAAAGAATTAACAGTTCAATTTGTCCCTTCTCAAAACGCAGATAAGTTGGAAGCGAAAGCAAAACCGTTAGAAAAATTATTATCTAAAGAGTTAGATATCCCAGTGAAAGTTTCAGTTTCAACGAACTACAACACAATTGTTGAAGCGATGAAATCTAAAAAAGTAGATGTTGGTTTCTTACCTCCGACAGCTTATACATTAGCGCACGATCAAAAAGCGGCGGATGTATTGCTTCAAGCACAACGTTTCGGAGTGAATAAGGACGGTTCAGATTCAAAAGAACTTACAAAGGACTATAAATCAGAAATTCTTGTTAAAAAAGATTCAGGTATTAAAAGTGTTAAAGATTTAAAAGGCAAAAAAATCGCGCTGCAAGATGTGACTTCAACTGCAGGGTATACTTTCCCGCTTGTTGAATTAGACAAAGAAGGCGTAAATGTCTTAAAAGACATGAAAGTTGTGAACATGAAAGGTCATGACCAAGCAGTCATTTCATTAATGAACGGCGATGTAGATGCGGCAGCTGTATTCAACGATGCACGTAAAATCGTGAAAAAAGACGAACCTAAAGTCTTTGATGAAACTAAAATTTTAAAATTAACTAAACCGATTCCAAACGACACAATCTCAGTGCGCAGCGATATGGATTCAAAATTCCGCGACAAACTGAAAAAAGCCTTTAAAGATATTGCGAAAACAAAAGAGGGACACAAAGTCATCAGTGAAGTTTACTCTCATGAAAACTACGTAGACAGCAAAGATGAAAACTTCGATATCGTTAGAGAATACGATAAAAAAGTCAAAGAAATGAAGTAA